A genomic window from Daphnia carinata strain CSIRO-1 chromosome 9, CSIRO_AGI_Dcar_HiC_V3, whole genome shotgun sequence includes:
- the LOC130688369 gene encoding guanine nucleotide-binding protein G(s) subunit alpha-like isoform X2 codes for MILFLAFRRHRIKSPKTTTPCCLRAFKHGVNVFFFFREKIQKIEDIKKNIRDAILTITGAMSTLTPPVSLENPANQFRVDYIQDVASQPDFDYPPEFYDYTEVLWQDRGVQACYERSNEYQLIDCAKYFLDRVHIVKRSDYTPTEQDILRCRVLTSGIFETRFQVDKVNFHMFDVGGQRDERRKWIQCFNDVTAIIFVTACSSYNMVLREDPSQNRLRESLDLFKSIWNNRWLRTISVILFLNKQARKNFSISAVHSWPIMIF; via the exons ATGATTCTATTTCTGGCCTTTCGTCGTCATCGTATCAAATCTCCCAAGACAACAACCCCATGTTGTCTGCGTGCGTTTAAAcatggtgt taatgtatttttttttttcagggagaAGATCCAAAAGATTGAAGACATCAAAAAGAATATTCGTGATGCCATCCTG ACAATAACGGGAGCCATGAGCACGCTGACGCCACCCGTCTCGTTGGAGAATCCTGCCAATCAGTTTAGAGTCGATTACATTCAAGACGTTGCCTCGCAGCCGGATTTTGATTATCCACCT GAATTTTATGATTATACGGAGGTCCTATGGCAAGACAGGGGCGTCCAAGCATGCTACGAGCGCTCTAACGAGTACCAGCTTATCGATTGTGCCAAATA TTTTCTGGATCGAGTGCACATCGTCAAGCGGTCCGATTATACGCCTACCGAACAGGACATTCTACGTTGTCGTGTCCTGACTTCCGGTATTTTCGAGACTAGGTTCCAAGTCGACAAAGTCAACTTTCA TATGTTTGACGTGGGAGGTCAGAGAGACGAACGACGCAAATGGATCCAGTGCTTCAATGACGTCACGGCCATCATCTTCGTAACGGCGTGCTCGTCGTATAACATGGTCCTGCGCGAAGATCCCAGTCAGAACCGACTGCGCGAATCCCTTGACCTCTTCAAATCCATTTGGAATAACCGGTGGCTCAGAACGATATCGGTTATTCTCTTTCTCAACAAACAGGCACGAAAAAACTTTTCTATATCAGCAGTTCATTCATGGCCAATAATGATCTTTTAA
- the LOC130688365 gene encoding uncharacterized protein LOC130688365: protein MASFKIALLLGVIAFANACSQAPGTTTTTVTTTVTTVSADDGETGILSAHERSLIRKTWEQARKDGDVPPQILFRFIKAHPEYQKKFSKFPNVPQAELMTNGNFLAQAYTILAGLNVVIQSLSSQELLASQLNALGGAHKARGATPIMFEQFGGILEEVLAEELGSGFTAEARQAWKNGLAALVAGIAKNLKKPEDLVDPQTKLSSHQIRDVQRSWENIRNGRNAIVSSIFVKLFKETPRIQKFFAKFGTVPVDSLPGNAEYEKQVALVADRLDTMISAMDDKLQLLGNVNYMRYTHTARSIPRGPWEDFSRLLLDVLSAKGVSSDDLDSWRGVLTVFVNGVSPRS from the exons ATGGCTTCTTTCAAGATTGCCCTTCTCCTCGGCGTTATCGCCTTCGCCAACGCTTGCTCCCAAGCG CCCGGAACCACCACCACTACTGTGACTACCACCGTCACCACCGTTTCAGCTGATGACGGTGAAACTGGCATTCTCTCCGCTCACGAGCGTAGTCTCATCCGCAAGACTTGGGAACAGGCCAGGAAGGACGGAGATGTCCCCCCACAGATTCTCTTCCG CTTCATCAAGGCCCACCCCGAATACCAGAAGAAATTCAGCAAGTTCCCCAACGTTCCTCAAGCTGAGCTTATGACCAACGGAAACTTTTTGGCTCAGGCCTACACCATCTTGGCCGGTTTGAACGTCGTCATCCAGTCCCTGTCCAGCCAGGAGCTCTTGGCCAGCCAGTTGAACGCCCTTGGTGGTGCCCATAAAGCCCGCGGAGCTACTCCCATCATGTTCGAG CAATTCGGTGGCATCCTCGAGGAAGTGCTCGCTGAAGAGCTCGGAAGCGGATTCACCGCTGAGGCCAGACAAGCCTGGAAGAACGGACTTGCCGCTTTGGTTGCTGGCATCGCCAAGAACCTCAA GAAACCCGAGGATTTGGTTGATCCCCAGACTAAATTGTCCTCCCACCAGATTCGCGATGTCCAAAGGAGCTGGGAAAACATTCGTAACGGCCGTAACGCTATTGTCTCCTCCATCTTCGTCAA gCTCTTCAAGGAAACCCCCCGCATCCAGAAATTCTTTGCCAAGTTCGGCACCGTCCCCGTTGATTCTTTGCCCGGCAATGCCGAATACGAGAAACAAGTCGCCCTCGTTGCCGACCGTCTGGACACCATGATCTCGGCTATGGATGACAAACTGCAGCTTTTGGGTAACGTGAACTACATGAGATACACCCACACCGCCCGTTCTATTCCCCGTGGACCTTGGGAG GACTTCTCTCGCCTTCTTCTTGATGTTCTCAGCGCTAAGGGAGTGTCATCTGATGATTTGGACTCCTGGAGGGGTGTTTTGACCGTCTTCGTCAACGGAGTTTCTCCCAGGAGTTAA
- the LOC130688359 gene encoding geranylgeranyl transferase type-1 subunit beta-like — MDDCKEFTKEKHAKYFLRCLNALPSSLVSLDSIRLSISFFAISGLDVLGRLDLLDKHREEYINWIYLFQILPNHEDESLERCGFRGSLAATLALESQSSSHVGRSGNIGTISSHPLDTSHITMTYAAINTLLILGDDLGRLQRKGILAGVKALQLENGSFAATLEGSESDVRFVYCACSICYILQDWTAINIETTTNYIVNSISYDGAIGQDKNQEGHAGLTFCGIAALSLMGTLDSALSLKQKAKLVRWLVSRQQSGFQGRPNKLPVDTCYSFWIPATLKILGAHQFIDRRKNRQFVLDTQCNIVGGLSKWIDHSSDPLHSYLGLAGLSVCEETDLVEMIHPALNVTMRAFDHWKKLTSEVSLN, encoded by the exons ATGGATGATTGTAAAGaattcacaaaagaaaagcatgCGAAATACTTTTTAAGATGTCTGAATGCATTGCCTTCTTCACTTGTATCTTTGGATTCCATAAG gcTGTCAATATCATTCTTTGCCATATCTGGTCTTGATGTGTTGGGACGACTAGATTTGCTAGATAAGCACAGAGAGGAATACATCAACTGGATATACCTTTTCCAAATATTACCAAATCATGAAGATGAAAGCCTGGAACGCTGTGGCTTTCGTGGATCACTGGCTGCCACATTAGCCCTTGAAAGTCAAAGCTCTAGTCATGTTGGCAGAAGTGGAAACATAGGAACAATTTCCTCGCATCCCCTAGATACTTCACATATAACAATGACATACGCAGCAATCAATACCCTTCTTATTCTTGGTGATGATTTGGGACGgttacaaagaaaaggaattttgGCTGGTGTTAAAGCGCTTCAGCTAGAAAATGGGAG TTTTGCAGCCACACTTGAAGGCAGTGAAAGTGACGTTCGTTTCGTCTACTGTGCTTGTTCCATTTGCTACATATTGCAGGACTGGACAGCTATTAACATTGAAACAACCACCAATTATATCGTCAATTCAATA AGCTATGACGGAGCAATCGGGCAAGACAAAAATCAAGAAGGACATGCTGGCCTTACATTCTGTGGAATTGCTGCCCTCAGTTTAATGGGAACTTTGGATTCCGCCTTAAGTTTAAAGCAG AAAGCAAAACTAGTTCGCTGGCTAGTTTCCCGTCAACAAAGTGGATTTCAAGGCCGACCGAATAAGCTTCCAGTTGATACCTGTTATTCATTCTGGATACCGGCGACTCTGAAA ATTCTTGGAGCCCATCAATTTATCGATCGCAGAAAGAATCGCCAATTTGTGTTGGATACACAGTGCAACATCGTAGGAGGACTATCAAAATGGATTGATCACTCGAGCGATCCTCTTCACTCATATCTGG GTCTTGCCGGGCTAAGCGTTTGTGAAGAAACAGATTTAGTGGAAATGATCCATCCGGCATTGAATGTGACGATGAGGGCTTTCGATCACTGGAAGAAATTAACCAGTGAGGTTTCTCTGAATTAA
- the LOC130688364 gene encoding uncharacterized protein LOC130688364, with translation MQSLKIALLFAFVAMASTCSQTPGTTTTTVTTSVTTVSADDESDSGMLNAHERGIIRKTWEQAKKDGDVAPQVLFRFIKAHPEYQKMFKSFANVPQAELMTNGNFLAQAYTILAGLNVVIQSLNSQELLAAQLNALGGAHQPRGTTPIMFEQFGAVAEEVLAEELGSAFNAEARQAWKNGMRALVAGIAKNLKKPEDLADPQTKLTPHQVRDVQRTWENLRANRNAMVSAIFIKLFKETPRVQKHFAKFASVAVDALPENGEFNKQVALVADRLDTIIAAMDDKLQLLGNINYMRYTHQPPRAIPRQTFEDFARLLIDSLEASGVSGDDLDSWKGVLTVFVNGVSPK, from the exons ATGCAGTCTCTCAAGATCGCTCTTCTTTTCGCCTTCGTGGCCATGGCCAGCACTTGCTCGCAAACT cctggaaccaccaccaccactgtCACCACCTCCGTTACTACTGTTTCGGCTGATGATGAGAGCGACTCTGGCATGCTGAATGCTCACGAACGCGGCATCATCCGCAAGACCTGGGAACAGGCCAAGAAGGACGGCGATGTTGCTCCCCAAGTTCTCTTCCG TTTCATCAAGGCCCACCCCGAATACCAGAAGATGTTCAAATCGTTCGCCAACGTTCCCCAAGCTGAGCTTATGACCAACGGAAACTTCTTGGCTCAGGCCTACACCATCTTGGCCGGTTTGAACGTCGTCATCCAGTCCCTCAACAGCCAGGAACTTTTGGCCGCCCAGTTGAACGCTCTCGGTGGTGCTCACCAGCCCCGTGGAACTACTCCCATCATGTTCGAG CAATTCGGTGCTGTCGCAGAGGAAGTCCTTGCTGAAGAGCTCGGCAGCGCCTTCAACGCTGAGGCCAGACAAGCCTGGAAGAACGGTATGCGCGCTTTGGTGGCTGGCATCGCCAAGAACCTCAA GAAACCCGAAGATTTGGCTGATCCTCAGACCAAGTTGACCCCCCACCAGGTTCGCGATGTCCAGAGGACTTGGGAGAACTTGAGGGCCAACCGCAACGCCATGGTCTCAGCCATCTTCATCAA GCTGTTCAAGGAGACCCCCCGCGTCCAGAAGCACTTCGCCAAATTCGCTAGCGTCGCCGTCGATGCTTTGCCCGAAAACGGTGAATTCAACAAGCAGGTTGCTTTGGTCGCCGATCGTCTGGACACCATCATCGCCGCCATGGACGACAAGCTCCAGCTTTTGGGCAACATCAACTACATGCGTTACACTCACCAGCCTCCCCGTGCCATTCCTCGTCAGACTTTCGAG GACTTTGCCCGTCTCCTCATCGACAGCCTCGAGGCTAGCGGTGTTTCTGGTGACGATTTGGACTCCTGGAAGGGTGTTTTGACCGTCTTTGTTAACGGTGTTTCTCCCAAGTAA
- the LOC130688360 gene encoding uncharacterized protein LOC130688360 — translation MQLFNIALVFGVVAFASACSQTPGTTTTTVTTTVTTVTADDDGEVGLLTANERGIIRKTWDQAKKDGDVAPRILFSFIKAHPEYQQKFTSFADVPQAELMGNGNFLAQAYTILAGLNVVIQSLSSQELIANQINALGGAHQPRGATPIMFEQFGAVAEEVLAEELGSAFNAEARQAWKNGMRALVTGITKNLKKAEDLADPQTKLTPHQIRDVQTSWENIRGDRNAMVSAIFIKLFKETPRAQKHFPKFASVAIDALPENGEYNKQVALVADRLDTIISAMNDKLQLLGNINYMRYTHQPPRAIPRERFEDFARLLLDVLSSKGVTADDMDSWKGVLNIFVDGVSPRQ, via the exons ATGCAGTTGTTCAATATTGCCTTGGTCTTCGGCGTCGTGGCTTTCGCCAGCGCTTGTTCTCAAACT CCCGGAACAACCACCACCACTGTGACCACCACCGTCACTACCGTCACCGCCGATGATGATGGTGAAGTCGGCCTGTTGACCGCCAACGAGCGTGGCATCATCCGCAAGACCTGGGACCAGGCCAAGAAGGACGGTGATGTTGCCCCCAGGATTCTCTTTAG TTTCATCAAGGCCCACCCCGAATACCAACAGAAGTTCACGTCCTTCGCTGATGTTCCCCAAGCTGAACTGATGGGCAACGGCAACTTTTTGGCTCAGGCCTACACCATCTTGGCCGGTTTGAACGTCGTCATCCAGTCCCTGTCCAGCCAGGAACTCATTGCCAACCAAATCAACGCTCTCGGAGGTGCCCATCAACCCCGTGGAGCTACCCCCATTATGTTCGAG CAATTCGGTGCCGTCGCTGAGGAAGTCCTTGCTGAAGAGCTCGGCAGCGCCTTCAATGCTGAGGCCAGACAAGCCTGGAAGAACGGTATGCGCGCTTTGGTTACTGGCATCACCAAGAACCTCAA gaaagccgAAGATTTGGCTGATCCCCAGACCAAATTGACTCCCCACCAGATTCGCGATGTTCAAACCAGCTGGGAGAACATCAGGGGCGACCGCAACGCCATGGTTTCCGCCATCTTCATCAA GCTCTTCAAGGAGACTCCCCGTGCCCAGAAGCACTTCCCCAAGTTCGCTAGCGTTGCCATCGACGCCTTGCCCGAGAACGGTGAATACAACAAACAAGTTGCTTTGGTCGCTGACCGTCTCGACACTATCATTTCCGCCATGAACGATAAACTGCAGCTGTTGGGTAACATTAACTACATGCGTTACACTCATCAACCTCCTCGTGCCATCCCCCGTGAACGTTTCGag GACTTCGCCCGTCTCCTTCTTGACGTCCTGAGCTCCAAGGGAGTCACCGCTGACGATATGGACTCGTGGAAAGGCGTCCTCAACATTTTCGTTGATGGGGTTTCACCTAGGCAGTAA
- the LOC130688499 gene encoding uncharacterized protein LOC130688499, producing the protein MIRIWLLLVTGSLIFVFNNVETTANEEPVTLNTGEPEEESPVGRRSSRRTALSLPANTSCKISFDMSVGINPLNNTFTSFTMSLPFRFVLPTHAQLNNLYGNLERLESDLSDGETTTKVIDYEFLEEQRANEQRRTIYQHIETLFKKFGFDGELCLQRAICELAEAPLGHYGMLGKLIHLVFSPRLLRFPEMMRRFLAGHGNANRFRRDASLLSELELIEKPVEDQYTRAYLAGTERKCWARYSSCPISLFTLLNI; encoded by the exons atgatcCGCATCTGGCTATTGCTAGTGACAGGAAGCCTCATCTTCGTCTTTAACAACGTCGAAACGACTGCCAACGAAGAGCCAGTGACCCTCAATACAGGAGAGCCTGAAGAGGAGTCTCCAGTTGGAAGACGTAGTTCCAGACGGACCGCTCTGTCGTTGCCGGCCAACACGAGCTGCAAAATATCTTTCGATATGTCAGTGGGCATAAACCCACTTAACAATACGTTCACGTCGTTCACCATGAGTCTACCCTTCCGCTTCGTTTTGCCAACACACGCGCAGCTCAATAATCTCTATGGTAATTTGGAGCGGCTCGAAAGTGATCTGAGCGATGGGGAAACAACTACTAAGGTCATCGATTACGAATTTCTTGAAGAGCAAAGGGCAAACGAACAAAGGAGAACAATCTACCAGCACATCGAAACTCTGTTCAAAAA GTTTGGATTCGACGGAGAACTTTGTTTGCAACGAGCCATTTGCGAGTTGGCCGAAGCCCCATTAGGGCACTACGGAATGCTGGGCAAATTAATTCATCTCGTTTTCTC GCCACGTCTGCTGCGATTTCCCGAGATGATGAGGCGATTTCTAGCGGGCCATGGCAACGCCAATCGTTTTAGACGCGATGCTTCGTTGCTGTCCGAACTGGAACTGATAGAGAAGCCGGTCGAAGACCAATACACTCGTGCGTATCTCGCTGGAACGGAACGCAAGTGCTGGGCGCGTTACTCCTCCTGCCCCATTTCGTTGTTTACGCTTTTGAATATTTAA
- the LOC130688377 gene encoding uncharacterized protein LOC130688377, which translates to MKLHPFFTMSLFVAVLTIRVDSAKIRSKVRRSALSLPTGSSLTVTMDLIIPVVPLINTTLTYLWFDLPLTFDLPTASTLNELYVSLGFLPEAPKDDNDTDTSNELSHEFVDDQRANHDRRQIYQYAESFFQNFGLNGQVCVKRAICELAEAPLGSHGLFGKIFELLFLPSTTREVQPQFNISPINVTSLPVEFHYLGQSIEDDYTDAYLKGRKTSGCSIHFSACPISIFKLLDY; encoded by the exons ATGAAATTACATCCATTTTTTACGATGTCACTATTTGTGGCTGTCCTTACGATTCGGGTAGATTCCGCAAAAATACGTAGCAAAGTTCGCCGTTCGGCCCTATCTCTGCCCACCGGTAGTTCTCTCACGGTCACGATGGATTTGATTATTCCAGTCGTTCCGTTAATCAACACAACCCTGACTTACCTATGGTTCGACCTGCCACTTACGTTCGATCTACCGACCGCCAGCACGTTGAATGAGCTTTACGTTAGTTTGGGCTTTTTACCCGAAGCACCAAAGGACGACAACGATACCGACACTTCGAACGAGCTGAGCCACGAATTCGTGGACGATCAGAGAGCTAACCACGATCGAAGACAGATTTATCAATATGCAGAAAGTTTCTTTCAAAA CTTTGGACTCAACGGCCAAGTCTGCGTGAAGCGAGCCATTTGCGAGCTGGCTGAAGCGCCATTAGGCAGCCACGGCCTGTTTGGCAAAATTTTTGAGCTTTTGTTTCT GCCGTCGACTACGAGGGAAGTCCAGCCGCAATTCAATATAAGTCCAATCAACGTCACCTCACTGCCAGTTGAATTTCATTATTTGGGGCAATCGATTGAAGACGACTACACCGACGCCTACctgaaaggaagaaaaacaagtggaTGTTCAATTCATTTCTCTGCTTGTCCCATATCCATTTTTAAACTACTAGACTACTGA
- the LOC130688497 gene encoding probable ATP-dependent RNA helicase DDX4: protein MSLHCFTPSVVKLAIPQKAAPNLFSGLTKDGKLCEKSVPQAVTCDEKELFKGIVCGECFKNFDKVVLQVTGKDVPQYITSFEEAGLRQLLLQNMKDSGYIKPTPVQKVSVAVVLAKRDLIACAVMGSGKTAGYLVPVMNILLEQGVAGESHAMGQMPELVTVAPTRELAIQIHREACKFSYNSVLKSVIIYGGTVTSHQRSNLQLGSVFLSRPRSDSRIFSTVEYLSSRGSGFKFWTKLIECLIWISAPMLKKLSTIQGCTRKESVVFVCVRLHSQMK from the exons atgag tcttcattgttttacccctAGTGTCGTGAAGCTGGCCATACCTCAAAAGGCTGCCCCAAATCTATTTAGTGGATTGACGAAAGATGGAAAGCTGTGTGAGAAATCTGTTCCgcaagctgtgacatgcgatgaaaaggaactgtttaagggcatcgtctgtggggaatgttttaaaaattttgataaagtcgtcctccag gttacaggaaaagatgtacctcaatacataacatcattcgaagaagccggcctgcgacaactactacttcaaaataTGAAggattctggctacataaaaccaacacctgttcagaaagttTCAGTTGCAGTtgttcttgccaaaagagatttaattgcttgtgctgtcatgggctccggcaaaacg gcggggtacttggtaccggttatgaacatattgttagaacaaggtgttgctggtgagtctcatgccatggggcaaatGCCAGAACTTGTAactgtcgcacccactcgtgaattggccattcaaattcaccgcgaggcgtgtaaattctcctacaattcggttttaaagtctgtgattatatatggaggaactgtcacgagccatcagcggtcaaatcttcaactAGGTTCAGTGTTCTTGTCACGACCGCGGAGCGActcaaggattttctcgaccgtggagtatttgtCTTCTcgggggtcaggttttaaattttggacgaagctgatcgaatgcttgatatggatTTCGgccccaatgttgaaaaaattgtcaaccatCCAAGGATGCACccgaaa ggaatccgtcgtgtttgtatgtgttcgactacattcccagatgaaatag
- the LOC130688367 gene encoding proline-rich protein PRCC-like, with protein MASNLVAYDESDSESDDGMNQSTAITKQNLLTESLREDNELPKPSEKELKLAELANREKTNLTKFDLLTSISHRINGKIMIGIPSLVDLDDNTDKKKARAVDNISVAGQSKLFSKLPPPKNSPHEPAFTVSKPVSKDPIKKSLPLIPQSVARQQTLKKDSDDEDISDSFFTMDEPTLKVQVEPMDVGAAFQTITTTTQQDEIVYPIMPTNQQYNMAAMLDSASLYQQREEPGLELDNVALQALQGSSGVKRKLPDDAQIIEIKGERLTYDPNMSYLKAISEEKSNTRGPDIAYNKLQKKKHQITYLAAQAKAREVDLKNQWAQNKSTKRQTQAKYGF; from the exons ATGGCGTCAAATCTTGTTGCATACGATGAAAGTGACAGTGAATCTGATGATGGAATGAACCAATCAACTGCAATTACCAAACAGAACCTTTTAACTGAGAGCCTCCGCGAAGACAACGAATTACCTAAACCTTCAGAAAAGGAACTTAAATTGGCAGAGCTTGCAAACAGAGAAAAGACGAATTTAACAAAGTTTGATCTATTGACAAGCATAAGCCATAGgataaatggaaaaattatGATTGGTATTCCCTCATTAGTTGAT ctgGACGACAACACAGATAAGAAGAAAGCACGAGCAGTTGACAATATATCTGTTGCAGGACAGTCAAagctattttcaaaattgccTCCTCCAAAAAATTCACCCCATGAGCCTGCCTTTACTGTTAGTAAACCAGTTAGCAAAGATCCCATAAAGAAAAGTCTACCTTTAATTCCCCAATCTGTGGCAAGGCAACAGACATTGAAGAAAGATTCTGATGATGAAGATATATCTGATAGCTTTTTCACAATGGATGAGCCAACACTAAAAGTGCAAGTTGAACCCATGGATGTTGGGGCAGCCTTCCAAACGATCACTACTACAACTCAACAGGATGAAATAGTATATCCCATCATGCCCACTAACCAGCAGTATAATATGGCAGCAATGCTAGATTCAGCCTCCCTGTACCAACAAAGAGAAGAGCCTGGACTGGAACTGGATAATGTTGCA TTACAAGCACTTCAGGGCTCCTCTGGTGTTAAACGTAAGCTACCCGATGACGCACAGATCATTGAAATTAAAGGCGAGCGTTTGACGTACGACCCTAACATGTCTTACCTGAAAGCAATCTCCGAAGAAAAGTCGAACACTAGAGGACCAGATATTGCATACAACAAGttacagaagaagaaacatcaAATCACTTACTTAGCTGCTCAAGCCAAAGCCCGTGAGGTGGACCTCAAGAACCAATGGGCGCAAAACAAATCCACCAAACGACAGACACAGGCAAAATATGGATTTTAA
- the LOC130688355 gene encoding sodium/hydrogen exchanger 8-like: protein MILKVVFCSIPSKMNRRSVRILGLLVLLTQNLNIIETADINGEGRQKDVNVTYLKTVKDEKQNSSNASAFPVANNDTFFSRHPSRNELDPALPGKGSAEEEHHNSLSIFLVLVLLGICILLVHVMLKFHFHYVPESVAFIFIGALVGLFLKLMSYQHVADWAKEAAFSPTIFFLVLLPPIIFESGYNLHKGNFFQNIGSITVFAVFGTLISAVVVGSGVYVLGLADIAYKLSFIESFAFGSLISAVDPVATLAIFQALDVDPVLNMLVFGESILNDAVAIVLTTTILEIDSPEMNDMSGGQLVLHGVGRFCLMFFASAAIGVVFALTSALLLKYVELRRNPSLEFSMMMVFTYLPYALAEGIHLSGIMAILFCGIVMSHYTHYNLSPITQITMKQTMRTIAFIAETSVFAYLGLGIFSFPHRFEPALVIWSIVLCLLGRLVNIFPLSALVNRFRQHKITKKMMFIMWFSGLRGAIAYALSLHLEFEMETRRVIVTTTLVIVLFTILVLGGSTMPLLKCLKSKSPTRNRLRKSGAPVNATLSKTLKLDQPLESDVLSEMTEEEMDVTLIQQQQALSGFIRFDLQYLFPIFTHRFSRSEVRECRQQMSNLASQWQQAVRSSPAAISSSTQPVATSQLNNSEANNSSE from the exons ATGATACTAAAGGTAGTGTTCTGTTCAATTCCGAGCAAGATGAACCGGCGATCCGTTCGCATTCTGGGCTTGCTTGTACTATTGACACAGAATCTCAATATTATTGAGACTGCGGATATCAACGGTGAAGGCCGTCAAAAAGATGTGAACGTGACATATTTAAAGACGGTGAAAGATGAGAAACAAAATTCATCCAACGCGTCAGCATTCCCCGTAGCTAATAATGACAC TTTCTTCAGTCGTCACCCATCTCGGAATGAGCTTGATCCTGCCCTACCAGGCAAAGGATCAGCTGAAGAAGAGCACCATAACTCGCTTTCCATCTTTTTAGTTTTAGTCCTTCTAGGAATATGCATTCTCTTGGTCCATGTCATGCTCAAATTTCACTTTCACTATGTGCCTGAAAGTGTagcattcatttttattg GTGCCTTGGTTGGGCTATTCTTAAAGCTTATGTCTTATCAGCATGTTGCTGATTGGGCTAAAGAAGCAGCTTTTTCAcctaccattttttttcttgttcttttgccACCCATCATCTTTGAATCAGGCTACAACTTGCACAAG GgcaattttttccaaaatattgGGTCCATTACAGTTTTTGCCGTATTCGGGACTCTGATCTCAGCCGTGGTTGTCGGAAGTGGAGTCTATGTTTTAGGACTG GCAGACATTGCTTACAAACTGAGTTTTATCGAGAGCTTCGCATTTGGATCGTTGATAAGTGCAGTTGATCCTGTTGCTACTTTAGCTATATTTCAAGCGCTGGATGTTGATCCGGTGTTGAATATGCTCGTATTTGGAGAGAGCATTCTTAATGATGCTGTTGCCATCGTGTTGACAACAACTATCCTCGAAATTGATTCACCTGAAATGAATGACATGTCCGGTGGTCAGCTAGTATTGCACGGTGTTGGCCGATTCTGCCTTATGTTCTTCGCCTCGGCCGCCATCGGAGTGGTCTTCGCACTAACCAGCGCTTTG TTGTTGAAGTATGTCGAATTGCGACGTAATCCTTCCCTAGAATTCAGCATGATGATGGTGTTCACCTACCTACCGTATGCGCTGGCTGAAGGTATCCATTTGTCGGGCATCATGGCCATCCTCTTTTGCGGAATTGTCATGTCGCACTACACACACTATAATCTGTCACCGATAACCCAAATTACAATGAAGCAGACCATGCGGACGATCGCATTCATTGCAG aAACGTCAGTATTCGCCTACTTAGGACTTGGTATTTTTAGCTTTCCTCATCGGTTTGAACCCGCACTTGTCATATGGAGCATTGTTCTATGTTTATTAG GACGCTTGGTGAATATATTTCCACTCTCCGCTCTGGTCAACCGCTTCCGCCAACataaaataactaaaaagaTG ATGTTCATCATGTGGTTCAGTGGCCTGCGAGGTGCCATCGCCTACGCGCTGTCGCTTCATCTTGAATTCGAAATGGAGACAAGACGTGTTATAGTCACTACCACACTCGTGATTGTTCTCTTTACGATTTTGGTGCTCGGAGGATCTACGATGCCGCTACTGAAATGCCTTAAAA GTAAAAGTCCAACACGTAACAGACTTAGAAAAAGTGGTGCTCCAGTAAACGCAACGTTAAGCAAGACACTGAAGCTGGATCAGCCTCTGGAGTCGGATGTACTTTCTGAGAtgacagaagaagaaatggatgTCACGTtgatccagcagcagcaagcgCTCAGTGGTTTCATTCGTTTCGATTTACAGTATCTGTTCCCGATTTTTACACACCGTTTTTCACGGAGTGAGGTGCGTGAGTGTCGCCAACAAATGTCGAATTTAGCTAGTCAGTGGCAACAGGCCGTTCGCTCGTCGCCAGCAGCTATATCTTCTTCCACACAACCAGTTGCTACGTCTCAGCTGAACAATAGTGAAGCCAACAATAGTTCTGAATGA